A genome region from Nocardiopsis exhalans includes the following:
- the mtlA gene encoding PTS mannitol transporter subunit IICB, producing the protein MSTEQGRLVSVRSGVQRFGGFLASMVMPNIGAFIAWGLITALFIPDGWWPNEQMAELVGPMITFLLPLLIGYTGGYLIYDKRGGVVGAIATVGVIVSADIPMFLGAMVVGPLTAYLLKKFDKVVQPRTPSGFEMLVNNFSAGILGGAMAIIGLFAIGPVVTTVAGWLGRGVQFLIDMSLLPVVSILVEPAKVLFLNNAINHGVLGPLGVARVADQGKAIEFLIETSPGPGLGILLACMLFGPKLSRATAPGAIIIHFFGGIHEIYFPYILAQPKLILAAIAGGMSGITTFLIFDVGLLATPAPGSIFALMAVAPRGDHLGVLAGVAVGTIVSFVVASMLLGFGRAERKAEREAAEKAEAAGKTGADKGE; encoded by the coding sequence ATGTCCACTGAGCAAGGCAGACTCGTCTCCGTGCGATCCGGAGTCCAGCGCTTCGGCGGTTTCCTGGCGAGCATGGTGATGCCCAACATCGGCGCGTTCATCGCCTGGGGCCTCATCACCGCCCTGTTCATCCCCGACGGCTGGTGGCCCAACGAGCAGATGGCCGAGCTGGTGGGCCCGATGATCACCTTCCTGCTGCCGCTGCTGATCGGCTACACCGGCGGTTACCTCATCTACGACAAGCGCGGCGGTGTGGTCGGCGCGATCGCCACGGTCGGTGTGATCGTCTCCGCGGACATCCCGATGTTCCTCGGCGCGATGGTCGTCGGCCCGCTCACCGCGTACCTGCTCAAGAAGTTCGACAAGGTCGTCCAGCCCCGGACCCCCAGCGGCTTCGAGATGCTGGTCAACAACTTCAGCGCCGGAATCCTCGGCGGCGCCATGGCGATCATCGGGCTCTTCGCCATCGGCCCGGTGGTGACCACCGTCGCGGGCTGGCTCGGCCGGGGCGTGCAGTTCCTCATCGACATGTCACTGCTGCCGGTGGTGTCGATCCTGGTCGAACCGGCCAAGGTCCTGTTCCTCAACAACGCCATCAACCACGGCGTCCTCGGACCGCTGGGCGTCGCCCGGGTGGCCGACCAGGGCAAGGCCATCGAGTTCCTCATCGAGACCAGCCCCGGCCCGGGCCTGGGCATCCTGCTGGCCTGCATGCTCTTCGGCCCCAAGCTCAGCCGGGCCACCGCCCCCGGCGCGATCATCATCCACTTCTTCGGCGGCATCCACGAGATCTACTTCCCGTACATCCTCGCCCAGCCCAAGCTCATCCTCGCGGCGATCGCCGGCGGCATGTCCGGCATCACCACCTTCCTCATCTTCGACGTCGGGCTGCTGGCCACTCCGGCGCCCGGCAGCATCTTCGCCCTGATGGCCGTCGCCCCGCGCGGTGACCACCTCGGTGTCCTGGCCGGTGTCGCGGTCGGAACCATCGTCTCGTTCGTGGTGGCCTCGATGCTCCTCGGCTTCGGCCGGGCCGAGCGCAAGGCCGAACGCGAGGCGGCCGAGAAGGCTGAGGCCGCCGGGAAGACCGGAGCGGACAAGGGCGAGTAG
- a CDS encoding DeoR/GlpR family DNA-binding transcription regulator → MYAEERQKVILERARHEGRVDVTGLASEFDVTYETIRRDLTALERHGVLRRVHGGAIPVERLGFEPALNVRDSVMTQEKERIAKAALAELPDEGAILLDAGSTTGRLAEQLPTDRELTVVTNSLSIALTLTPRTNINLMLLGGRLRTRTQASVDAWALRALAECYVDVAFMATNGVSVERGLTTPDPAEAEVKRAMIASSRRAVLLADHTKVGNDHFARFAAVEDLDLVITDNGLADGLADELEATGLSVRAV, encoded by the coding sequence ATGTACGCGGAAGAACGCCAGAAGGTGATCCTCGAACGCGCCCGCCACGAAGGCCGGGTCGACGTCACGGGGCTCGCCTCGGAGTTCGACGTCACCTACGAGACCATCCGCCGCGACCTCACCGCCCTTGAGCGGCACGGGGTCCTGCGCAGGGTCCACGGCGGCGCGATCCCCGTCGAGCGGCTGGGTTTCGAGCCCGCGCTCAACGTGCGTGACTCCGTCATGACCCAGGAGAAGGAGCGGATCGCCAAGGCCGCGCTCGCCGAACTCCCCGACGAGGGCGCCATCCTCCTGGACGCGGGTTCCACCACCGGTCGGCTGGCCGAACAGCTGCCCACGGACCGCGAGCTCACCGTCGTCACCAACTCGCTCTCGATAGCTCTCACACTCACTCCCCGCACCAACATCAACCTCATGCTGCTCGGTGGCCGTCTGCGCACCAGGACCCAGGCCAGCGTCGACGCCTGGGCCCTGCGCGCCCTCGCCGAGTGCTACGTGGACGTGGCCTTCATGGCCACCAACGGTGTGTCCGTCGAACGCGGTCTGACCACCCCGGACCCGGCCGAGGCCGAGGTCAAGCGGGCCATGATCGCCTCCTCCCGGCGCGCCGTACTGCTCGCCGACCACACCAAGGTCGGCAACGACCACTTTGCCCGTTTCGCCGCTGTCGAGGACCTCGACCTGGTCATCACCGACAACGGTCTCGCCGACGGGCTCGCGGACGAACTGGAGGCGACCGGACTCTCCGTCCGGGCCGTCTAG
- the pfkB gene encoding 1-phosphofructokinase gives MILTLTPNPSVDHTLEVDSLVRGEVLRVHATRAQAGGKGVNVSRALLGAGVPTRAVLPVGGGGGAELTSLLGDLPRVAVPIDGETRGNVTVTEADGTTTKLNAAGPALSAEEVEALLAALDDELSRSPDWVVASGSLPAGVPDDLYVRVARLAASYGVPLALDTSGAPLAAAAAAGSIALLKPNHEELSALVDRALPTVGTVTEAAREVLSWGNEAVLVTLGSHGALLVTGQDVFWARGPRVRTRSTVGAGDSALAGFLSREDTPQERLRQAVAWGTAAVALPGTTVPQPDDVATDSVSPVTEPDPLWRIEKL, from the coding sequence ATGATCCTGACCCTCACCCCGAACCCGAGCGTCGACCACACACTGGAGGTCGACAGCCTCGTCCGAGGCGAGGTCCTGCGGGTGCACGCCACCCGTGCCCAGGCGGGCGGCAAGGGCGTCAACGTCTCCCGTGCGCTGCTCGGCGCCGGCGTCCCCACCCGGGCCGTCCTCCCGGTCGGCGGTGGCGGCGGCGCCGAGCTCACCAGCCTCCTCGGCGACCTGCCCCGGGTCGCCGTGCCCATCGACGGAGAGACCCGCGGGAACGTCACCGTCACCGAGGCCGACGGCACCACCACCAAGCTGAACGCCGCCGGACCCGCCCTCTCCGCCGAGGAGGTCGAGGCCCTGCTCGCGGCCCTGGATGACGAGCTCTCCCGCTCCCCCGACTGGGTGGTGGCCAGCGGCAGCCTGCCCGCCGGGGTGCCCGACGACCTGTACGTACGCGTGGCCCGCCTGGCCGCCTCCTACGGGGTCCCCCTCGCCCTGGACACGTCGGGCGCACCGCTGGCGGCCGCCGCGGCAGCGGGTTCGATCGCACTGCTCAAACCCAACCACGAGGAACTGTCCGCGCTGGTCGACCGTGCGCTGCCCACCGTCGGCACCGTCACCGAGGCCGCCCGCGAGGTGCTCTCCTGGGGCAACGAGGCCGTGCTGGTCACCCTCGGCAGCCACGGGGCGCTGCTCGTCACCGGACAGGACGTGTTCTGGGCGCGCGGCCCCCGGGTACGCACCCGCAGTACCGTGGGCGCGGGCGACAGCGCGCTCGCCGGCTTCCTCTCCCGGGAGGACACCCCCCAGGAGCGCCTCCGGCAGGCCGTGGCCTGGGGCACCGCCGCCGTCGCCCTGCCCGGAACCACCGTCCCCCAGCCCGACGACGTGGCCACCGACAGCGTCAGCCCGGTGACCGAGCCCGACCCCCTGTGGCGGATCGAGAAGCTATGA
- a CDS encoding HPr family phosphocarrier protein: MPERTVVIGSLLGLHARPAALFVQAVNETGLPVKVSRADHKPVDASSVLAVMSMGAAHGETVTLTCDEEGSEGALDGLVEMLGKELDPR; the protein is encoded by the coding sequence ATGCCCGAGCGCACCGTAGTCATCGGCTCCCTCCTCGGCCTGCACGCCCGGCCCGCCGCCCTGTTCGTCCAGGCCGTCAACGAGACCGGCCTGCCCGTGAAGGTCTCCCGCGCCGACCACAAGCCGGTGGACGCCAGCAGCGTGCTGGCGGTGATGTCGATGGGCGCCGCCCACGGCGAGACCGTCACGCTGACCTGCGACGAGGAGGGTTCGGAGGGGGCTCTGGACGGCCTCGTGGAGATGCTCGGCAAGGAACTCGATCCGAGGTAG
- a CDS encoding AMP-binding protein — MNASLPSYASGTSTAPLLGDTIGANLARTIAAHPDRDALVDRGSGRRLTYRDFGAEVDRVALGLLGLGVAKGDRVGIWAPNRAEWVFVQYATARIGAVMVNINPAYRTHELEYVLNQAGISVLVAAPSFKTSDYAGMIEEVRGKCPELRELLLFGGSAWESLLAAGDQGDPARLAGVEATLSPDDPINIQYTSGTTGFPKGATLSHHNILNNGYSVGELLGYTEIDRIAIPVPFYHCFGMVMGNLAATSHGACMVIPGPGFDPATALDAVQAEGCTSLYGVPAMFIAELALPDFDSYDLSTLRTGIMAGSPCPVEVMREVIDRMGMAEVSICYGMTETSPVSTQTRRDDSVERRVSTVGRVGPHLEVKIVDPESGVTVPRGTPGELCTRGYSVMLGYWNQPDRSAEAIDAGRWMHTGDLAVMDEDGYVGITGRIKDMVIRGGENIYPREIEELLHTHPDLLDAQVVGVPDERYGEELMAWVRMREGTEPLTAEALRAFCRGRIAHYKIPRYVHVVDEFPMTVTGKVRKVQMREEAVRLLG, encoded by the coding sequence GTGAACGCCTCCCTCCCCAGCTACGCCTCCGGTACCTCGACGGCCCCGCTGCTCGGCGACACCATCGGAGCCAACCTGGCCCGGACGATCGCCGCGCACCCGGACCGGGACGCGCTGGTCGACCGGGGTTCCGGGCGCAGGCTCACCTACCGGGACTTCGGCGCCGAGGTGGACCGGGTGGCGCTGGGCCTGCTCGGCCTCGGTGTGGCCAAGGGCGACCGGGTCGGGATCTGGGCGCCGAACCGGGCGGAGTGGGTGTTCGTCCAGTACGCGACCGCGCGCATCGGCGCCGTGATGGTCAACATCAACCCCGCCTACCGCACGCACGAGCTGGAGTACGTGCTCAACCAGGCGGGCATCTCGGTCCTGGTCGCCGCGCCCTCGTTCAAGACCTCCGACTACGCGGGGATGATCGAGGAGGTGCGGGGGAAGTGCCCCGAGCTGCGCGAGTTGCTCCTCTTCGGCGGTTCCGCCTGGGAGTCGCTGCTCGCGGCTGGTGACCAGGGGGACCCGGCCCGGCTGGCCGGGGTCGAGGCGACCCTCTCTCCGGACGACCCGATCAACATCCAGTACACGTCCGGCACGACCGGCTTCCCCAAGGGCGCGACCCTCTCCCACCACAACATCCTCAACAACGGCTACTCCGTCGGTGAGCTGCTGGGATACACCGAAATCGACCGGATCGCGATCCCGGTGCCCTTCTACCACTGTTTCGGCATGGTGATGGGGAACCTGGCCGCCACCAGCCACGGCGCGTGCATGGTCATCCCCGGCCCGGGCTTCGACCCGGCCACCGCGCTCGACGCCGTCCAGGCCGAGGGCTGTACGTCGCTGTACGGGGTGCCCGCCATGTTCATCGCCGAGCTCGCGCTCCCGGACTTCGACTCCTACGACCTGTCCACGCTGCGCACCGGGATCATGGCCGGATCGCCGTGTCCAGTGGAGGTGATGCGCGAGGTCATCGACCGGATGGGGATGGCGGAGGTCTCCATCTGTTACGGGATGACCGAGACCTCCCCGGTGAGTACCCAGACCAGACGCGACGACTCCGTGGAGCGCAGGGTGTCCACCGTCGGCCGGGTCGGCCCGCACCTGGAGGTGAAGATCGTCGACCCCGAATCCGGGGTCACCGTCCCGCGCGGCACCCCCGGTGAACTGTGCACCCGGGGCTACTCGGTGATGCTCGGCTACTGGAACCAGCCGGACAGGTCGGCCGAGGCGATCGACGCGGGCCGCTGGATGCACACCGGGGACCTCGCCGTCATGGACGAGGACGGGTACGTGGGCATCACCGGCCGGATCAAGGACATGGTGATCCGCGGCGGCGAGAACATCTACCCGCGCGAGATCGAGGAGCTGCTGCACACCCACCCCGACCTGCTGGACGCGCAGGTCGTCGGGGTCCCGGACGAACGTTACGGCGAGGAGCTCATGGCGTGGGTCCGGATGCGCGAGGGCACCGAGCCCCTCACCGCCGAGGCGCTGCGGGCCTTCTGCCGGGGACGGATCGCGCACTACAAGATTCCGCGCTACGTGCACGTGGTGGACGAGTTCCCGATGACGGTCACCGGCAAGGTCCGCAAGGTGCAGATGCGCGAGGAGGCGGTGCGCCTGCTGGGCTGA
- a CDS encoding SDR family oxidoreductase, with amino-acid sequence MTATAVVTGASSGIGAATARGLAAEGYDVVLVARRADRIEALAEEIAKSGHSARAQVLDVTDRAAVDAFAESLDACDVLVNNAGGAIGTETVATGDPADWRRMYEVNVLGVLNMTQALLPKLIASGDGTVLVVSSVAGHVVYEGGGGYVAAKHGAHTLAATLRLELCGEPIRVLEVAPGMVKTEEFALNRLRGDADRAEAVYDGVPDPLSAEDVADTIVWAVTRPPHVNIDLLVVRPRAQAAQHKIHRVKE; translated from the coding sequence ATGACAGCGACCGCGGTCGTCACCGGAGCCAGCAGCGGGATCGGTGCCGCCACCGCGCGCGGGCTCGCCGCCGAGGGCTACGACGTGGTCCTGGTCGCCCGCCGCGCCGACCGGATCGAGGCGCTGGCCGAGGAGATCGCCAAGAGCGGCCACTCGGCCCGGGCCCAGGTCCTCGACGTCACAGACCGCGCCGCGGTCGACGCCTTCGCCGAGTCCCTGGACGCCTGTGACGTGCTGGTGAACAACGCGGGCGGCGCGATCGGAACCGAGACCGTCGCCACCGGCGACCCCGCCGACTGGCGGCGGATGTACGAGGTCAACGTCCTGGGCGTGCTCAACATGACCCAGGCGCTGCTGCCCAAGCTCATCGCCAGCGGCGACGGCACCGTCCTGGTCGTCTCCTCGGTGGCCGGGCACGTGGTCTACGAGGGCGGCGGCGGTTACGTGGCCGCCAAGCACGGCGCCCACACGCTCGCCGCGACCCTGCGCCTGGAGCTGTGCGGGGAACCGATCCGGGTGCTGGAGGTGGCCCCCGGCATGGTCAAGACCGAGGAGTTCGCCCTCAACCGCCTGCGCGGGGACGCCGACCGCGCCGAGGCCGTCTACGACGGGGTGCCCGACCCGCTGAGCGCCGAGGACGTCGCCGACACCATCGTGTGGGCGGTCACCCGGCCCCCGCACGTCAACATCGACCTGCTCGTGGTCCGCCCGCGCGCCCAGGCCGCGCAGCACAAGATCCACCGGGTCAAGGAGTAG
- a CDS encoding MFS transporter: MTGEGDDVRAAERRKSVALTMPGLLLVMLLAPLDQTSVIPALPVIAGDLGGLDQIPAVITAYLVAATAVLPVYGRLGDRFGRKPLLLIALSLFVLGALLCTLAASFPMFVAARVVQGVGGGGLMIGGQATLAEIISPRERGRYLGLIGSVAVLPAVGGPLLGGVLVDLFSWRWIFAIHLPLGAVAFVVLVLTLRLPRPTTRQPVDLFGAAALAATVVGTVLLADLLAGDGGRPGWAVPVLAGGTLAALLLWLVSARLARDPVLPARLLRRRGFVVPVLLSFTVGFALFGTLAYVPTFAQVALGTTATQAGFLVTALMAGALTTMTVSGRLITRSGRYWWSPVTGTALLALGVLLFGLLGASGGVPGLVAVLFLIGLGVGMVMQVVMLAAQNATAPADLGAVTSSVLFLRQVGASVGVALMGALITRSFAEHSPAGVAEPGDLTPETIAALPAPTRELVAAAFGTAVPAAALTVAPLLGVAFLLALALPALPLRTQAQTELDREIP, encoded by the coding sequence GTGACCGGAGAGGGCGACGACGTGAGAGCGGCGGAGCGCCGAAAGTCCGTGGCCCTCACCATGCCGGGGTTGCTACTGGTGATGCTGCTGGCCCCGCTGGACCAGACCTCCGTGATCCCGGCGCTGCCGGTGATCGCCGGGGACCTGGGCGGGCTGGACCAGATCCCCGCCGTCATCACCGCCTACCTGGTGGCCGCCACCGCGGTGCTGCCGGTCTACGGCAGGCTCGGCGACCGCTTCGGCCGCAAGCCGCTGCTCCTGATCGCCCTGTCCCTCTTCGTCCTCGGCGCGCTGCTGTGCACCCTGGCCGCCTCCTTCCCGATGTTCGTGGCCGCCCGGGTGGTCCAGGGGGTGGGCGGCGGCGGGCTGATGATCGGCGGGCAGGCCACCCTCGCCGAGATCATCAGCCCACGGGAGCGCGGCCGCTACCTGGGGCTCATCGGTTCGGTCGCCGTGCTGCCCGCGGTGGGCGGCCCGCTGCTGGGCGGGGTGCTGGTCGACCTGTTCTCCTGGCGGTGGATCTTCGCCATCCACCTCCCGCTGGGCGCGGTCGCCTTCGTCGTCCTCGTCCTCACCCTCCGCCTGCCCCGGCCGACCACCCGGCAGCCGGTCGACCTGTTCGGAGCCGCCGCGCTCGCCGCGACCGTGGTCGGCACCGTACTCCTGGCCGACCTGCTCGCCGGGGACGGGGGACGGCCGGGGTGGGCGGTCCCGGTACTGGCCGGGGGCACCCTCGCCGCACTCCTGCTGTGGCTGGTCTCGGCCCGCCTGGCGCGTGACCCCGTGCTGCCCGCCCGGCTGCTGCGTCGGCGGGGGTTCGTCGTACCGGTCCTGCTCAGCTTCACCGTGGGGTTCGCGCTCTTCGGCACCCTCGCCTACGTACCGACCTTCGCCCAGGTGGCGCTGGGCACCACCGCCACCCAGGCGGGGTTCCTGGTCACCGCGCTGATGGCGGGCGCCCTGACCACCATGACCGTCTCGGGGCGGTTGATCACCCGCAGCGGCCGGTACTGGTGGTCCCCGGTCACCGGCACCGCGCTGCTGGCCCTGGGCGTACTTCTGTTCGGTCTGCTCGGGGCGTCCGGTGGTGTGCCGGGCCTGGTGGCGGTGCTGTTCCTGATCGGCCTCGGTGTCGGCATGGTGATGCAGGTGGTGATGCTCGCCGCGCAGAACGCCACCGCCCCCGCCGACCTCGGCGCGGTCACCTCCTCCGTCCTGTTCCTGAGACAGGTAGGTGCCAGCGTGGGCGTCGCCCTGATGGGTGCGCTGATCACCCGGTCCTTCGCCGAGCACTCCCCGGCCGGGGTCGCCGAACCCGGCGACCTCACCCCGGAGACCATCGCCGCGCTACCAGCGCCCACCCGGGAACTGGTGGCGGCCGCCTTCGGCACGGCCGTACCAGCGGCGGCCCTGACCGTGGCCCCTCTCCTGGGGGTGGCCTTCCTCTTGGCGCTGGCTCTGCCAGCGCTCCCACTGCGCACCCAGGCTCAGACCGAACTCGACCGGGAGATCCCATGA
- a CDS encoding PEP/pyruvate-binding domain-containing protein, with amino-acid sequence MNSTAAIRTPLVAPLNAFGADDLTTVGGKAANLGELLRAGLPVPEGFVVTTGAYTAVAESVGLAELIAAVDRSPTDQVPTGRGAVQEGSEQEGTGPGPADLRAAVVGAAVPEQLRADIVAAYGRLGEDVPVAVRSSATAEDLPGAAFAGQQDTYLNVVGAEAVVDAVRRCWASLWTDRAVAYRRERSVDQTEVRIAVVVQAMVDSEVAGVMFTADPVSGARDRIVVDAGAGLGEAVVSGLVTPDHYLLDERGRVLEWTPGRGEAVIRSVEGGGVRHEDRPAGGAGSRKALLSEGQLSVLAAHARTVAEHFGRPQDIEWALSDQRFRIVQARPMTALPPPSTPLNRRQRLQASVLTEYLPVRPYPMDVSSWLGRGPAEMMREITAYYGLVGAFQDYLREEDGVVVQLVPPSPRPAPRAVLTPWKLARKARRFRPADWAADPRHAAFLAEADALDALDLPALPWDELVEVPERALALMAPCRDLRIDYLPGTGLALARMVVTTGLLGRRNLLADLLGGARTRTDDSNEALRTLAERVRAMPELYRLFTEREPAGILAALREEAGTGFEGFHAELDSFLREYGRRETTSPLLVSPPTLAESPEVVLGLVRSLLDQAEGPGSGEPVGEAPAGTASRSARALEQLLEHPLLHGRRTRARVERWLRAAQDAVAFREDTHFYFTAMLPALRRSLLEMGARLRRAGVLEEDFDLFHLRLEEVLEVTDAAAIPDVQAQRLRTLVRERAAKRAELAGVPMIDPARAFPRGENGDALVTGSPASSGRVSGPARIIREAEDFHRLQKGDVLVCPYTNPAWTPLFQRAAAVVVDSGAIASHAAIVAREYGIPAVMGTGTGTSVLTDGDVVTVDGGSGRITRAS; translated from the coding sequence ATGAACTCCACCGCTGCCATCCGCACCCCGCTCGTCGCCCCGCTGAACGCCTTCGGCGCCGACGACCTGACCACCGTCGGCGGCAAGGCCGCCAACCTGGGCGAGCTACTGCGCGCCGGGCTGCCGGTACCCGAGGGCTTCGTGGTGACCACCGGGGCCTACACAGCCGTCGCCGAGTCCGTGGGTCTGGCGGAGCTGATCGCCGCGGTGGATCGGAGCCCAACGGACCAGGTCCCAACGGGTCGGGGCGCGGTACAGGAGGGATCGGAGCAGGAGGGGACCGGGCCGGGGCCCGCGGACCTGCGTGCGGCGGTGGTGGGCGCCGCCGTCCCCGAACAGCTGCGCGCGGACATCGTCGCCGCGTACGGGCGGCTGGGCGAGGACGTCCCCGTGGCGGTGCGCTCCAGCGCCACCGCGGAGGACCTGCCCGGCGCCGCCTTCGCCGGGCAGCAGGACACCTACCTCAACGTGGTCGGTGCCGAGGCGGTGGTGGACGCGGTCCGTCGGTGCTGGGCCTCGCTGTGGACCGACCGGGCGGTCGCCTACCGGCGGGAGCGGTCGGTGGACCAGACGGAGGTGCGCATCGCCGTCGTCGTCCAGGCGATGGTCGACTCCGAGGTGGCCGGGGTGATGTTCACCGCCGACCCGGTGAGCGGGGCTCGCGACCGGATCGTCGTGGACGCCGGCGCCGGGCTGGGTGAGGCGGTGGTGTCCGGGCTGGTCACCCCCGACCACTACCTGTTGGACGAGCGCGGCCGGGTCCTGGAGTGGACGCCCGGGCGCGGTGAGGCGGTGATCCGTTCGGTCGAGGGCGGCGGGGTCCGCCACGAGGACCGGCCCGCGGGCGGTGCGGGCTCGCGCAAGGCCCTGCTCTCCGAAGGACAACTGTCCGTCCTGGCCGCCCACGCGCGGACCGTCGCCGAGCACTTCGGGCGGCCGCAGGACATCGAGTGGGCCCTCTCCGACCAGCGGTTCCGGATCGTTCAGGCCCGCCCGATGACCGCGCTGCCGCCGCCCTCCACCCCGCTCAACCGGCGCCAGCGGCTCCAGGCGTCGGTCCTCACCGAGTACCTCCCGGTCCGCCCCTACCCCATGGACGTGAGCTCCTGGCTGGGGCGCGGCCCCGCCGAGATGATGCGGGAGATCACCGCGTACTACGGTCTGGTGGGGGCCTTCCAGGACTATCTCCGGGAGGAGGACGGCGTGGTGGTCCAGCTCGTCCCGCCCTCCCCTCGTCCTGCGCCGCGCGCGGTGCTCACACCCTGGAAGCTGGCCCGCAAGGCCCGCCGGTTCCGGCCGGCCGACTGGGCGGCGGACCCGAGGCATGCGGCTTTCCTCGCCGAGGCCGACGCCCTGGACGCGCTGGACCTGCCCGCCCTCCCCTGGGACGAGCTGGTCGAGGTGCCCGAGCGGGCACTGGCGCTGATGGCCCCCTGCCGGGACCTGCGGATCGACTACCTGCCAGGGACCGGGCTGGCATTGGCCCGGATGGTGGTGACCACCGGCCTCCTGGGCCGCCGGAACCTGCTCGCCGATCTCCTGGGCGGGGCCCGCACCCGGACCGACGACTCCAACGAGGCGCTGCGGACGCTGGCCGAGCGGGTCCGCGCCATGCCCGAGCTGTACCGGCTGTTCACCGAGCGGGAACCAGCCGGGATCCTGGCCGCGCTGCGGGAGGAGGCCGGTACGGGGTTCGAGGGGTTCCATGCCGAGCTGGACTCCTTCCTGCGCGAGTACGGGCGGCGGGAGACCACGTCCCCGCTGCTGGTCAGCCCGCCGACGCTGGCCGAGTCCCCCGAGGTCGTGCTGGGCCTGGTTCGTTCCCTGCTCGACCAGGCCGAAGGGCCGGGCAGCGGGGAACCGGTCGGAGAGGCGCCGGCGGGCACCGCGTCCCGGTCCGCGCGGGCGCTGGAGCAGCTGCTCGAACACCCGCTGCTGCACGGGCGCCGTACCCGGGCCCGGGTGGAACGGTGGCTGCGGGCCGCCCAGGACGCGGTGGCCTTCCGTGAGGACACCCACTTCTACTTCACCGCGATGCTTCCCGCCCTGCGCCGCTCCCTGTTGGAGATGGGCGCACGACTCCGGCGCGCGGGGGTGCTGGAGGAGGACTTCGACCTCTTCCACCTGCGGTTGGAGGAGGTACTGGAGGTCACGGACGCCGCTGCGATCCCCGACGTCCAGGCCCAGCGGCTGCGTACCCTGGTCCGGGAGCGGGCGGCCAAACGCGCCGAGCTGGCCGGGGTACCGATGATCGACCCGGCCCGGGCCTTCCCGCGCGGGGAGAACGGCGACGCCCTGGTCACGGGCTCCCCCGCCAGCTCCGGCAGGGTGAGCGGCCCGGCCCGGATCATCCGGGAAGCCGAGGACTTCCACCGGCTCCAGAAGGGTGACGTCCTGGTCTGTCCGTACACCAACCCGGCGTGGACCCCGCTGTTCCAACGGGCCGCCGCGGTGGTGGTCGATTCCGGGGCCATCGCCTCGCACGCCGCGATCGTGGCCCGCGAGTACGGCATTCCGGCGGTGATGGGCACCGGCACCGGAACGTCCGTGCTCACCGACGGGGATGTCGTGACCGTGGACGGCGGCAGCGGCCGGATCACCAGAGCTTCGTAG
- a CDS encoding TetR/AcrR family transcriptional regulator — MSAEITDHRKRPRRRGDALVNAILEATIEELAEHGYAALTMEGVAERAKASKASLYRRWTSRSTLVMDAVYHLLPHPSDIPDTGELRGDLLILLRQAARTLSGPAGEALRGLLGEALPYPEHAAEIRSRSQGMGRQMMAEVTRRAVARGEIPAEAAVGARLDVGQALLRNHFLFHHEPIPDGLVVEIVDTVLVPLFHTPSHEPRC, encoded by the coding sequence ATGTCCGCCGAGATCACCGACCATCGCAAACGCCCCCGCCGCAGAGGGGATGCCCTGGTCAACGCCATCCTCGAAGCCACCATCGAGGAACTGGCGGAGCACGGGTACGCGGCGCTGACCATGGAGGGGGTCGCCGAGCGGGCCAAGGCGAGCAAGGCCTCCCTGTACCGGCGCTGGACCTCCCGCTCCACCCTGGTGATGGATGCGGTGTACCACCTGCTGCCCCACCCGTCGGACATCCCCGACACCGGTGAGCTACGCGGTGACCTGCTGATCCTGCTGCGCCAGGCCGCCCGCACCCTCTCCGGGCCCGCCGGGGAGGCCCTGCGCGGCCTGCTCGGGGAGGCGCTGCCCTACCCGGAGCACGCCGCCGAGATCCGTTCCCGCTCCCAGGGGATGGGCCGACAGATGATGGCGGAGGTCACCCGAAGAGCCGTCGCGCGCGGGGAGATCCCTGCGGAGGCAGCTGTGGGGGCCCGCCTGGACGTCGGTCAGGCGCTGCTGCGCAACCACTTCCTGTTCCACCACGAGCCCATCCCGGACGGTCTGGTGGTGGAGATCGTGGACACGGTCCTGGTCCCGCTCTTCCACACTCCGTCGCACGAGCCCCGGTGTTGA
- a CDS encoding DUF397 domain-containing protein: protein MSWTKSSYSSTGATCVQVRVARLGVIEVGDTKNPDGPTLTVTSADWSHFLAQVTHGTTDSGRLISEFLPDGGFTLTDTATPGSPVLAYTKAEWGAFKLGVDAGELRSDDLRGVLVG from the coding sequence ATGAGCTGGACGAAGTCCAGTTACAGCAGTACTGGAGCGACCTGCGTCCAGGTGCGGGTTGCGCGCCTGGGCGTGATTGAGGTCGGTGACACCAAGAACCCCGACGGGCCCACTCTCACCGTTACCAGCGCTGACTGGTCACACTTCCTCGCCCAGGTGACACACGGCACCACCGACTCCGGCCGACTGATATCCGAGTTCCTCCCCGACGGCGGCTTCACTCTCACCGACACCGCCACCCCGGGTTCGCCTGTGCTCGCCTACACGAAGGCGGAATGGGGCGCCTTCAAGCTCGGTGTCGATGCCGGAGAACTCCGTAGCGACGACCTACGCGGTGTCCTTGTCGGCTGA